TCCTCGGCGAGCTGCGCCAGCCCGCACGCGGCGCACAGATCCATGGCCAGCGGATGCGCCGACTCGGTCTCGTCGACGATCGCGTCCAGGCGCGGAAAGTCGTCGGCCGCAGGCATTTTCCCGAGATCCAGCACCCGTGCCAGCGGACCCAGGCCGCAGCCGCGACACCCGTACGACGGCGCGCCGCTCATGGCACCATGGCCTGGTGCGTATCGAAGCGACCGACCTCGCCGACGTCCTGCTGCTGATCCCGGAGCCGTTCCGCGACGATCGCGGCCTGTTCACCAGAACCTTCGACGCCGCGGAGTTCGACGCGCACCTGGGCGAGCCCGGCGCGGCCGCGCGGTTCGTGCAGGATTCGCAGTCGCGCTCGCATCGGGGCGTGGTGCGCGGTATGCACGGGCGTTGCGGGCGCGGCGAGGCCAAGCTGGTGCGATGCGCGCACGGCGCGGTCCACGACGTGCTCGTCGACATCCGCCCCGGCTCGCCGACCTTCGGCCGGCAGCAGGCTTTCCTGCTGGACGACAACGACTTTCGTCACCTGTACGTGCCGCCCGGGTTCCTGCACGGCTTCCAGGCGCTGAGCGCCGTCGCCGACGTCTGCTACCGCATCGATCGGCCGCACGATCCTGCCGAGGATCTGGGCGTGGCCTACGACGACCCGGAGCTGGCCATCGACTGGCCGCAGCCGGTGACCCTGGTGTCCGCGCGCGACGCGGGGGCGGGGTCGTGGCGGGAGCTGCTGGCCGCCCTGCATCTCACACCCCGGTCCTGATCCGGCGCAGCTCGTCGTCGAGCACCCCGGACTCCTTGAGCGACTTCAGATGCGCCAGGCGGGTGAAACGCTGGAAGAAGGCGTCGGCGGTGAGCCCGCGGGCGGTGTACTCCCGATACAGTTCCGCCGCGCCGTCGGGGATGCTCCAGGTCGCCTCGAAGCCGAGTTCCTTGCGGGCGTAACCGAAATCGACCCGGTAGGAGCGCGGGTCCGCGCCGCTCTCGCCGGTGATGGCCAGGGTCGACTCCGGGACCACGTCGACCACCGCCTGCGCGATCTGCGCCACGGTCAGATTGTTGGCCTCGGTGCCCACGTTGTAGGCCCGGCAGTGCACGGCCTCGATCGGGGCGGTCAGGCAGGTAGCGAAGGCGCGGGCGATGTCCTGCGCGTGCACCAGCGGCCGCCACGGCGTGCCGTCGGAGAGCACCTTCACCTCGCCGGTGAGCACCGCGTAGCCGACGAGATTGTTGAGCACGATATCGGCCCGCAGCCGCGGCGAGAACCCGAAAGCGGTGGCATTGCGCAGGAATACGGGCGAGAAGCCGGAGTCGGCGATCGCGGCCACATCGTCCTCGACGCGGACCTTGGATTCGGCGTACGGGGTGAGCGGGCGCAGCGGCGCGTCCTCGGCCACCAGCCCGTCGCCGGCCGCGCCGTACACCGAACACGTGGAGGCGTAGAGGAATCGGCGCACCCCGGCCTCCTTGGCCAGCAGGGCCAGTCGCACCGAGGCGTGATGGTTGATGTCGTAGGTGATCTGCGGGGCCAGCGCGCCCAGCGGATCGTTGGACAGCGCCGCCAGATGCACCACCGCGTCGAAGCCGGCGAGCTGCTCGACGGTCACGTCGCGCAGGTCCACGCTCAGCGTCGGCGGCGCGGGCGGCGCCTCGCCCAGGACGCATTCGGCGAAATAGCCGCTGTCCAGGCCGGTCACGTCGTGACCGGCCCGCTGTAGCTCGGGCACCATGACGGTACCCAGATAGCCCTGATGCCCCGTGACCAGCACGCGCATGCCTATGCACCTCCGAAAGTGATGGTGGCCTTGTCGAGCAGGAACGCCTCGGCGTGCCGGGCGCGGCACTGCACCCCGCGCAACCGGGAAAGGGCCAGGAACGACTGCTCGTCGAACCAGTCCCGATCGCGTTGCGAGGGATAGTGTTTCATCAACAGCTCGGCCTTGCGCTCGGCGATTCCCGCGGGCAGCGGATGCAGCACCGTCGGCTGCGGGGTGTCGTTCTCCCACTTGAGGATCTCGTAGCCGAGGATCAGATGATCGCGGAACTCGGTGGGCGCCAGCTCCGCGAGCAGCCGGTGATCCTGGTGGGCGTCCCCGCGCTGCGGCGCGAACACCACCTGGGCGGCGCCGTCGCGGCGCAGCGCGCCCACCGCGTCCTTGACCCGCTCCCAGTGGGCGGGCGCGTAACCGTCGGAAATGTCGAGGACGCGCAGCTGCAGATCCGCTCCCGGGCAGAAGGATTCGAGCGCGGCCTGCTCCTCGCGGGCGCGCTCGGTGCCCGCGCCGGTCAGCACCAGCGCCCGCACCCGCAGGCCCGGTACCGCGGCGGCCAGGGTCAGCAGCGTGCCGCCCATGCCGATGGCCAGATCATCGCAATGGGCGGCCAGCAGCGCGATCTCGGTGACCGCGCCGGTGTCGAAGCGGATCATGCCGGGCGATCACCGGCCGCCGTGACGGGCCGCTCCCACACCATCCACGGGCGATCGCCCTGCATATAACCGGTGTCGAGTTCGGCGCGTTCCTTGAAGGTGTCGGCGGGCTTCCAGAAGCCGTGATGCTGATACCCGAACAGCCGGCCCTGCGCGGCCAGCGCGCCACAGGCGTCCTCGACCAGGTCGCCGCCGGGCGGCAGATGATCGAAAACCTCGGGGGTGAGCACGAAATAGCCGCCGTTCTCCCAGATCGGCAGCTGCGAGACCGGGGTGATGTTCTTGACCTCGCCCGCGGAGTTCACGTCCACGCAGTGGAAGGAGGACTGCGGCGGCACGATCATCATCGAGGCCGCGGCGCCGGAGGCCTGGAACTGCTCGATCATCTCGTCGAGCGGGGCATCGGTGAGCACGTCGGCGTAGTTGGCCAGGAAGTACGGTTCGCCCTCGAGGTGGCCGCGCACCCGGCGCAGGCGTTCCCCGATGGGCGATTCCACCCCGGTGTCGACGAAGGTGATGGTCCAGTCGCTGATATCCGACTGCAGCAGTTCCACCTTGCCGCCGCGAATCACGAAGTCGTTGGACACCGACTCCTGATAGGTGAGGAAGAAGTTCTTGATGTGGGCGGCGCCGTAGCCCAGGCACAGCACGAAGTCCTTGTGCCCGAAGTGCGCGTAGTAGCGCATGACGTGCCAGATCAGCGGGCGCGGGCCCACCATCTGCATGGGTTTGGGGATGACGTCCTCGGTGCCGTTGCGCATGCGCATGCCATAGCCGCCGCAGAACAGTACGACCTTCACTTCGCTTGCCTTTCTGCATGATTGGATGCGGCGGCATCGTCGGGCGTCGCATGGGTCGGTTCGAGCCGGGCGTGATGGAGATGGGGGAGGGGGTAGACGATCTCGGCCCCCCACTCGGTCACGTGGGCGAGTTGTGCGGTGATCTCGCGTTCCAGGTTCCAGGGCAGTACCACCACCACGTCGGGGCGGTCGGCGTCGATGCGCTCGGGCTCGTGGATCGGGATGCGGGTACCGGGCGTGAACCGGCCGTGCTTGTACGGATTGCGGTCGACGGTGTACTCGAGCAGGTCGGTACGGATGCCGCAGTAGTTGAGCAGGGTGTTGCCCTTGCCGGGCGCCCCGTAGCCGACCACCCGCTTACCGGATGCCTTGGCCGCCAACAGGTATCGCAGCAGGTCCTGGCGGACGCGCTCGGTGTCGGGGCGCAGTTCGAGGTAGCCGGCGACCTCGTGCAGGCCGGCGTCCGCCTCCAGCCGCAACACCTCGGCAACGCGTGCGCTCGGGGCCCCCGCGCCCTCGGGGCGCGCCCAGATGCGCAGCGAGCCGCCGTGGGTGCCGATCAGCTCGCAGTCCACCACCGCCAGGCCCGCCGTGGCCAGCGCGCGCTGCGCCGAGAGCAGGGTGTAGTACTGGAAATGCTCGTGGTAGATGGTGTCGAACTGGGCCAGCGCCACCAGGTTCAGGGCGTGGTGCACCTCGATCGAGAGCCAGCCGTCGTCGGCCAGCAGGGCCCGCAGCGAGCGGGTGAAGCCCAGCAGATCGGGGATGTGGGCATAGACATTGTTGGCCACCACCAGATTCGCGGGCCCGTGCTCGGCGCGTACCCGGGCGGCCAGTTCCTCGTCGAGGAAGGCGGTTTCGGTGGGAACGCCCTTGTCACGCGCTGCCGCACCGACATTCACCGACGGTTCGATGCCCAGGCAGGGGACGCCGGCGGCGACGGCATGCTGCAGCAGGTAGCCATCGTTGCTGGCGACCTCTACTATGAAACTCGCGCTGTTCAGATCGAGCCGTGCGATCGAGTCGTTCACGAAGAGTTCCGCGTGCCGGACCCAGCTATCGGAAAACGAGGAAAAGTACGCGTATTCCGTGAATGTCTCCTCCGGCGTGATGAGCGCCGGAATCTGCAGCAGCAGGCAGTTCTCGCACAGCCGCAGGTGCAGCGGATAGGTGGGCTCGGGGAGGTCGAGTTCCTCGGCGGTGAGGAACTTCTCGCACGGCGGGGTGGCGCCGAGATCGAGAACGGAGATCAAACTCCTGGAGTCGCAGAGACGGCAGCGCACGAAATTCCCCACCTTTCACCGAACACGGCTGCCCCTCGCAGCACCGGATGACCCTTGGTCGGTTCGGTCCGGCCTTACGTTACAACAGGATTGGCGGCTGCCACCGGGCCATACGGGTGACGAATAGTGCCAAAACAGCTGGATTTCTGCGACTCGCAGATCCGCGCGTCCCCGTGGCTAACGTTCGAGCCTTGCAGCACAAGGGTTTCGGCCAGCTCACCCGGTGCGCCCCCAGCGGTGCAAGCTGCGATTTTGCGAATAGGGGATATTCAGGGGAACCGCTGCGGTACCGGTTGTCACGAAACCCCGTTACTTTGTAGAAACGTTGGGCCGCTGCGGGATACAACCTGCACGCGGCCCAGAGGTGTGTAACATTCGGCATCTGGCCACCGAAAGACTCGACGGCCACATCGGTTGTCATGGTCCTGAAAGCCCTTGGGAAACCGGCGTCAGCCCGTAGTGGAACTGATCAGCGGGGATCGGAACCGAGTTCTCCCGTGGGGGAGGTGCGTTCGTTTCATGAGCTACAACATTTCCGCCGGTCGCGCCGTGCGCGCGAATCGGCCCCCCAGACCCGAGCCGCGCTCGGATCGTGAGCGCTGGCAAGCGGATTATGCGCGCCGGCTATTCATCAGCGACCTATGCGTGGTCGTGCTGTGCGTGGGGTTCGGGCAGTGGGTCCGCTTCGGCGGCTCCGGCGCCGAACCGCCCTTGGCCTCCCAGCTGCCGCTGGAAGTGCGCTACACCATGGTCTCGATCGTGCTGGCGGTGGCCTGGTCGGCGACGCTGGCCCTCAGTGGCACCCGGTCGCCGCGGGTAATCGGCAGTGGTACAGAGGAATATCGGCGTGTGGTGGCCGCGTCGCTCAAGCTCTTCGGCGGTATCGCGATCGTGTCGCTGCTGCTGCGCGTCGACATCGCCCGGGGGTATCTGGCGATCGCGTTGCCGGTGGGCATGCTCGGTCTCATGGTGGAGCGGCGGCTGTGGCGGCGATGGGTGGCCGTGCGCCGCGCGCGGGGGGCGTATCGCACCGCCGTGCTGGTGGTCGGCAGCCCGGAGGCGGCGCGGGCCATGGTGGCGGCCTTCTCCCGCGATCGGGACTCCGGCTACCAGGTGATCGGCGTCTGCACCCGCGACGACGGGGTCCTCGTCGACCGGGTGGTGGAGGTCGGCGGCCGCGAAATCCCGGTTGTCGCAGGCGATCACGATGTGATCGACGCGGTCCGGCGCACGGGCGCGGACACCGTCGCGGTCACCGCCACCGACAACCTGGGCCCGGCCGACTTCCGCCGGATGGCCTGGGAGCTGGACGAGCTGGGCGCCGAGCTCATCGTCACCCCCGGCCTGGTCGACATCGCCGGCACCCGCCTCACCCACCGGGTGCTGGCCGATATGCCCATGCTGCATGTCGAGAAGCCGCAATACGATCGCGCCAAGTCGATTCGCAAGGGCGTCTTCGACTTCTGCTTCGCCCTGGCGGCCCTGTTCGCCATCGCGCCCGCGCTGTGCCTGATCGCGCTGGCGGTCAAGGTCACCAGCCGCGGACCCGTCTTCTACCTCTCCGAGCGCATCGGCCGCGACGGCCGGCCGTTCCGGATGATCAAGTTCCGCAGCATGTACGCCGATGCCGAGGCCCACATCAGCGCCCTCATCGAGAGCAACGGCGGCAACCCGCTGTTCTTCAAGGTTCGTGACGATCCGCGAATCACCTCGGTGGGCAAGGTGATTCGCAAATACTCCCTCGACGAACTGCCCCAGTTCCTCAACGTCCTGCGCGGCGAGATGAGCATCGTCGGCCCCCGCCCGCAGGTGCAGCGCGAGGTCGACTCCTACGACGGCGTCATGCGCCGCCGCCTGCTGGTCAAACCCGGCGTCACCGGCCTCTGGCAGGTCAGCGGCCGCTCCGACCTCACCCCCGAAGACGCCATGCGCCTGGACCTGTCCTACGTCGAAAACTGGTCCATGGTCCTCGACCTTTTGCTGATCGCCAAAACCATCGGCGCGGTCACCAAAGGCGAAGGCGCCTACTAACACCCCACGACCCGAGGGCGCACACGGTTCACGATGTGTGCCCTCAATTGGTCTGCGCACCGTGCCCCCGAATAACCCAATCCACCGGACTCCCACCCTCTTCCGCCGCCTCGGCCCCATCCAGAATCCTGTCCAGGATCCCCGCCCGATCGAGCGTCGCGCGCCACCCGAAGCCCTCCCGAACACTCCGGATCACCGCCTGCAACACCACCGCATGAACCCGCTCCCGCGGCACCACCACCCGCCACCCCCACCCCTCCCATTCCCGCAACCTCGCCTCCACCACGGCCAGCACATCCTGAATAACCTGAACCTCCACCTCATCGGGGTCGTCACACAACATGACGACCTCCGAACATGATTTGCCCGCAACGGTGGATCGCGTCCACACAGCACCACCACAACTCGCTCCCTGATCGAGCGGGACTTTCGGCCGATGCTGTTTTCCGCTCCAGCCGGTCGATGATCGCCAGAGCCGACCATGGATTGCTGCCCGACATCCTCGCCCACCTCCTTGTAGTTTCCGTGGTGCCAGAAGACCATCGAATCCCGCGTGGAACAGCTTGATTCGGACGTTTCACTCCGGTTCGTGCGAACCGTCAGGTCGCGGTCCGGATTCGGCGTACCGTCAGTTCCGCGCGGGCGTTGTGTTTCGTTCCGAATCTTCGGAGGGTGCGGGCATGGACAGCAATGATGAGCCTTCGACGCTGCCCCGTCGGCAGTTGGGACGCTTTCTACGCGAAGCCCGCGACAACCGCGGGCTGCCCATGGACCGTGCGGCCCAACTCGTAGAGCTGAGCAAGACCGCATTGCACCGGATCGAGACCGGCGGGGTGAAGAAGCTTCGCATTCGCGACGTTCAAGCCCTGTGCGAGCTTTACGAGGTGACCGCCGCCGACACGGCCCGTGCCGTCGAACTGGCCAAACAAGCCCAGACGACGTCCTGGTACAGCGCCTTCCGGGGTCTCTACAGCGATACGACCTTCAACATGTTCGTTGGGCTGGCCGCCGCCGCAACGCAATTGACCACGTATCACGAAATAGTCCCTGGCCTCGCTCAGACGGCCGACTACGCGCGCGCACTAATCAGTGCGTTCTATGTGGACAGCAGCGACGAGGACATCGAACGTCGAGTCGAGTTGTGCGTCTCAAACGCCAGACCATAGTCACGCGTAAGGCCGATCCGGTCGAACTCGAGCTGCTGCTTCACGAATCAGCATTGCATCGCGTGGTCGGCGGGCCACGCGTGATGACGGCACAGTTGCACCATCTCGCGGAGTTCGGCAAGCTGCCCAACGTTTCGCTGCGCGTTCAGCCGTTCGCGAGTGGGTGCAGCCGGGGCTTGCTCCACGGCCCGTTCATCATTCTCGAATTCAGGGCGGACAGCAGGTCGCGTCCCGTCGAGCCGCCGCTTGTCTACCTCGAAGGCGCGGGGAAGCCGGACATCTACATGGAAAGCCGCGACGATGTACGCCAGTACCATGAAATTGCCTCGGCCATAAGGAAGACGGCCTTGAGCGAGACGCAATCGCGAGACCTGCTGCGACAGGCGGCAAGGAGCTATAAGGCATGACCTCCGACCTATCCGGAGCCAACTGGTTCAAGAGCAGCCATAGCAGTGGTCAAACCGAATGCGTCGAGGTCGCCTTCCTGCCCGGTGGTGAGGTCGGAGTCCGAGACTCCAAGAACCCAACCGGCCCATCTTTGATCTTCCCTCCCGCCCAATGGGATGCCTTCACCACAGGCATGCGATCGGGAACCCTCATCCGCCCAGCTTGACGCCTACTCCGCGCGTGGACTCTCACGAGCAGGCCGCGGAGGTGTGGAAAGCTCATGTGATCCCGCTGGCATCAGCGTGTTTTCGTTGTGCGGGCGAAGGGGTCGGCGCCGGTGAGGGCTGTGCTGGCGGTCCACAGGGCGGCGGCGGTGGTGGGGTCGGTCATGTGGGGGAGGGGGTTCTCCTGCTGGGGGCGGCCGCGGAGGCCGAAAACCGCTGGGCCCCAGAGTTGTCCGCTGACGATCTCGGGGTCGAGGACGGCACGGACCAGGGGGTGGGCGCCGGCGTGCTTGCCGTGCAGGACCAGGCGGGCGGGGGAGCTGTAGATCCGCTGCGCGATGGAGGTGGCGAACAATGGCCGTCGGGACGGGGTCAGGGCGTCGAGCGCGCCGCCCGGGTGCACGACGATGCTCGCGGTGTGCGGCGCATGGGCGCGCAGGCGGCGGTCGAGTTCGAAACCGAAGAGCATCTGGGCCAGCTTCGATCGGCCGTAGGTGCGCTTGGGGCGGTAGTCGTGCTCGCAGTGGAGATCGTCGAGATCGAGTCGCTCCGAGCGGGCCGCGAAACTGCCGACGGTGACGATTCGGCTGCCCGCCGTCGCGGTCAGCAGCGGCGCTAGATGAGCGGTCAGCGCGAAATGTCCGAGATAGTTTGTCGCGAACATCAATTCGTGGCCCTGCCGATCGGTGCGGCGTTCGGGTTCGGACAGCAGGATCCCGGCATTGAGCACGACCGCGTCCAACCGGTCGATACCGAGGTTCTCGACCGCCTCGGCAAGGCTCGACAGGTCCGACAGATCCATGCGCACCTGCCGCAGCCGTGCCCCCTCGACACGTGAACCGATCAGCCGCATCGCCACCTCCGCCTTGGCGGTGTCGCGGCAGGCCAGCACCACGGTCGCGCCGCTGGCGGCGAGTTGTTCCGCCGCGAAATACCCGATGCCCGCGCTCGCTCCGGTCACCAAGAAAATCTTGTCATCGGCCCGAATGCCGTTCTGCCAGGTCATACCACCGACCCTCGCACCAGGCTCTTGCACCGCCCTCACACGCCGCTGGCGCGACCGCACCGCCGAAAGAGCAACGCGATTACTCGGCTCCGCCGGGGCCGACGTGAGGGCATGGTTGGGACCCGTCGGGATGACGGGCGTGGCAGACTTTCTGCGATACGTCGGATGGGGGAAGGATGACTGTGGAATTGGTGGTCGGGGTGGGGGGTTCCGACGACGATGTCGCGGAACTGCATTCGTTGTTCGAGGCGCTGGTCGAGGACGACGAGTTGCGGGCGGCACGGAAATCTCTGGCTGCCGCCGCCGAACAGCGCGGCACCCTGGGCGCCGAGGAAGTCATTCGCATCGCCGTGGATTCGGCCGCGCTGTGTACCGCACTGTCGACCTGTGTGGTCGCCTGGCTGCGGATGCGCCGGCCCACGCTGCGCATGACGTTCACCGGCCCCGACGGGGCGAGCGCCGAGATCGACGCCACGGGTACGCGAGCCGTGGAGCACGTGCAGATTTTGGAGGTCATCGAACGGGTGCGGGGGCGCGTGGATGGCGCTTCCTGACCCGGAGGCGTCCCGTGCGGTACTGATCGGAACCGCGAACTATGCCGCGGATTCCGGCTACGAATCCTTCGCGGAGGTCGCGGGCAGCGTGCGCGATTTCGCCGCGTTCCTGCGCTCCGGCACCGGACTGCCCGAGGAGCATGTCGAGGTGGTGCTCGATCCGCCCGACAGCGCGAGCGTGGCCGCCGCCGTCACCGCGGCCGCACGCGCGGCGCGGGGGCTGCTGCTGGTCTACTACGTCGGCCACGGCACGGTCGTCGACAATCAACTTCACTTGACGCACAGCGGATCTCGCGCCGACGACGCGGATGTGACGGCGCTGGCGTACGCGGTGCTGCGCGCCCGGATCAAACGCGACGCGCGGGGACCCGTCGTGGTGATCCTCGATTGCTGCCACAGCGGCAAGGCGTTCGGGCGGGAGGTGCTCGCCCGCGACGCCGAGGTGCTGCGGGAGGCGACCGATATCGACGGCGCGTTCGTGCTCACCGCCACCGACGAGAAGAGCAGGTTCGCCGTCGCGCGAGGCGGAGGCGGGCGGACCGCCTTCACGGCAATGCTGCTCGATGTGCTGCGCACCGGGTTGCCCACCGACGATCGCTACCTGACGATGCCGCTGCTGTATCGCGAACTGCGGGATCGGCTGTCCGCCGCGAATCTGCCCAAACCCAAAGCGCTGGAACGCGGTACGGCCGGCCAGGTGGCGTTGGCGGAGAATCCGGGCTGGACCGGCCGCGCGCTGCCGGCCGGGCTGCCGCGCGACATCACCACGGCGTATCTGTCCCAGGTCCGCGACCTCGCCCCGGCCGAGGGACTGATCGATCGCGGCCCGGAGCTGGCCGAACTCGCCGAATTCTGCGCCGGTGACGAGCCGTATGTCCGGTGGCAGGCGGGGCCGTGGGCGGGCAAGACCGCGCTGATGTCCTGGTTCGCGCTGCATCCGCCGCCCGCGGTGCACGTGGTGTCGTTCTTCGTCACCTCCCGCCTGGCCGGTCAAGACGATCACCACGCCTTCACCGACGCTGTGCTGGAACAGCTCTCGGCGCTGCTGCCCGATCAGGCGGCCGCGCTCGACGCTACGGTCAACCGCGACGCGTACCGTCTCCATCTGCTCGAGCTCGCCGCGGCTCGCGCGGCCGCGAGCGGCGAGCGGATCGTGCTGCTGGTGGACGGGCTCGACGAGGATCGCGGCAAACCCAGCATCGCCTCGCTGCTGCCGAAGCGGCCCGGGCCGGGGCTGCGCGTCATCGTCGCCGGACGCCCCAATCCCGCGCTGCCGCTGGATGTTTCGCCGAGCCATCCGCTACAGCACTGCCGCCGGCGCGAACTTTCGCCCGCCGCCACGGCTTTCGACATTCGCCGGGCGGCGCGGCTCGAATTGTGGTCGCTGCTGGAACGATCCGAGGCCGATCAGGAGATCCTCGGCCTGGTCACCGCCGCGCACGGCCTCACCGGAGGCGAACTCGAAGACCTCACCGGGCAACCGCCGTTTCGCATCGAGGCCATCCTGTCGGGGGTGACGGGCCGCACCTTCCGGGTGGGGTCGAGCCGATTCGAGTCCGAGCAGATCAACCTGCTCGCCCACGAAACCCTGCAGCGGGAAGCCGAGAATGCCCTGGGCCGAACCTTGTTGGACGGCTTCCGGCGCCGGATACACGACTGGGCCGGCCGCTACCGCGCACTGGGTTGGCCGGACTCCACGCCGAGTTATCTGCTCACCCGGTACTTCTCGATGCTGCGCCGCTCGGGCGATCTGGCGCGAATGACCGAGCTGGCGCTGGACACCGCGCGCCACGATCGCCTGCTCGACCGCACCGGCGGCGACGGCACGGCGCGGACCGAGATCTCGACGGTCGCGGGGCTCTGGCTCGACCAACGCGATCCCGACCTGGTGGCGGTGTGCGAGCTCGCCATGCGGGGGCGGCGATTGACCCAGCGCGGCGCGAACATTCCCGTCCGGCTGCCCGCCGCGGTCGCCCTGCTCGGCGATCTGCCGCGGGCCCAGAGTCTGGC
This sequence is a window from Nocardia yunnanensis. Protein-coding genes within it:
- a CDS encoding caspase, EACC1-associated type → MALPDPEASRAVLIGTANYAADSGYESFAEVAGSVRDFAAFLRSGTGLPEEHVEVVLDPPDSASVAAAVTAAARAARGLLLVYYVGHGTVVDNQLHLTHSGSRADDADVTALAYAVLRARIKRDARGPVVVILDCCHSGKAFGREVLARDAEVLREATDIDGAFVLTATDEKSRFAVARGGGGRTAFTAMLLDVLRTGLPTDDRYLTMPLLYRELRDRLSAANLPKPKALERGTAGQVALAENPGWTGRALPAGLPRDITTAYLSQVRDLAPAEGLIDRGPELAELAEFCAGDEPYVRWQAGPWAGKTALMSWFALHPPPAVHVVSFFVTSRLAGQDDHHAFTDAVLEQLSALLPDQAAALDATVNRDAYRLHLLELAAARAAASGERIVLLVDGLDEDRGKPSIASLLPKRPGPGLRVIVAGRPNPALPLDVSPSHPLQHCRRRELSPAATAFDIRRAARLELWSLLERSEADQEILGLVTAAHGLTGGELEDLTGQPPFRIEAILSGVTGRTFRVGSSRFESEQINLLAHETLQREAENALGRTLLDGFRRRIHDWAGRYRALGWPDSTPSYLLTRYFSMLRRSGDLARMTELALDTARHDRLLDRTGGDGTARTEISTVAGLWLDQRDPDLVAVCELAMRGRRLTQRGANIPVRLPAAVALLGDLPRAQSLADGIVRSGRRLRAQIDLAAVQFSASDTVRNRALVDSVRHATTRALTDDDRCRLALALVAAGDADGAAELAHEITAPRERVRVLAQLIPAWRRAGRHAAVDAAITEINRHVLLVKGPGRRDEVLGHAVAAFAEIGDFEEAFAMGRMLEDAGAQAVALCRIARSMSAQGEPEPAAMCVGSALSIVERTVGLTERASLLARVASDLVAGGFRNELRERLDVVVAGMAGYVRRARVEILGQVVEALVTLGEVDRVLALVGGLGIDGLDMSTSVLPALVAAGRIVEGRRLAAEIERTSYRATDPYESGFALYTVMRALVTAADLSRARRPHRG